From a region of the Streptomyces sp. NBC_01454 genome:
- a CDS encoding cytochrome P450: protein MTSNELIQAPFAFDELVEGWRTARQAGPVRYDEQQKLWQVLDHESVAAVLADPASYSSDFSGLAPTQADFETFRQGNFVGMDPPAHRKLRTLVSQAFTPRVVAALEPRIHAITTELLDAVEDRDRFDMVDALAYPLPIIVIAELLGIPAGDRALFQEWAATLFGGDEIGDSLDMADIERALESIAPTVREMNGYILDHIRHHRKHPGEGLTSKLVQAEVDGMRLEDQEIVGFVALLLVAGHITTTALLGNAVLSLDQYPDEAALLRAEPGRLPDTLEEVLRWLPPFPELGRRTTREVELGGRTIPAESVVMANLAAANRDPSRFAHPDDFDVTRSPNPHLTFGHGIHFCFGAPLARLEARIALRLVLERFPDIAVARRSEVEIQNPAVIVSVRRLPLEVRRS, encoded by the coding sequence GTGACCAGCAACGAACTGATACAGGCCCCCTTCGCCTTCGACGAGCTCGTCGAAGGGTGGCGCACCGCGCGGCAGGCCGGGCCCGTCCGCTACGACGAGCAGCAGAAGTTATGGCAGGTGCTCGACCACGAGAGCGTGGCCGCGGTGCTCGCCGACCCGGCCTCGTACTCCTCGGACTTCTCCGGACTGGCCCCCACCCAGGCGGACTTCGAGACCTTCCGCCAGGGCAACTTCGTCGGCATGGACCCGCCGGCGCACCGCAAGCTGCGCACCCTGGTCAGCCAGGCCTTCACCCCGCGCGTCGTGGCCGCACTCGAACCGCGGATCCACGCCATCACCACGGAGCTGCTCGACGCTGTCGAGGACCGCGACCGCTTCGACATGGTCGACGCGCTGGCCTACCCGCTGCCCATCATCGTCATCGCCGAACTGCTGGGCATCCCGGCCGGCGACCGGGCGTTGTTCCAGGAGTGGGCGGCCACCCTCTTCGGCGGGGACGAGATCGGCGACTCGCTGGACATGGCCGACATCGAGCGCGCGCTGGAGTCCATCGCGCCCACCGTGCGCGAAATGAACGGCTACATCCTCGACCACATCCGCCACCACCGGAAGCACCCGGGCGAGGGGCTCACCAGCAAGCTGGTGCAGGCCGAGGTGGACGGCATGCGCCTGGAGGACCAGGAGATCGTCGGCTTTGTGGCGCTGCTGCTGGTCGCCGGGCACATCACCACCACCGCCCTGCTGGGCAACGCCGTGCTCAGCCTCGACCAGTACCCCGACGAGGCCGCGCTGCTGCGTGCCGAGCCCGGCCGGCTGCCGGACACCCTCGAAGAGGTGCTGCGCTGGCTGCCGCCCTTCCCCGAGCTCGGACGCCGCACCACCCGTGAGGTCGAGCTCGGGGGGCGGACCATTCCCGCCGAGTCGGTGGTGATGGCCAACCTGGCCGCCGCCAACCGCGATCCGTCCCGGTTCGCCCACCCCGACGACTTCGACGTGACCCGCAGCCCCAACCCCCACCTGACCTTCGGCCACGGCATCCACTTCTGCTTCGGTGCCCCGCTGGCCAGGCTGGAGGCCCGGATCGCGCTCCGACTGGTGCTGGAACGTTTCCCTGATATCGCCGTGGCCCGTCGCAGCGAGGTCGAGATCCAGAATCCCGCCGTCATCGTCAGCGTGCGCCGACTGCCGCTGGAGGTACGGAGGTCCTAG
- a CDS encoding serine hydrolase domain-containing protein — protein MPYVTSAPVASRQQTQIRPRLQERLHTLARAHQVPGAQLAVHTDGVTYTVHTGEADVSTGRPFTTDTAVPLGSVTKCATAAVVMLLAADGDLALTDRVATYVPELRASQATVRQLLSHTAGLPTGPDSDDVTTLTPSRYLSAHCAERDTVCAPGTGFSYSNAGFIAAGRLIESVTGMTWQEAVRAFLLEPLGTAPAFLGDPAPARPVASGHSANALSGRVRPVQQTLAPVEAPAGALLASAFDLVALGRDLIGHGPRAVLPHDAAEEMRRPVPGAVPGVLADAWGLGLALFQQGTAQWCGHDGNAQGTSCHLRAEPESGTVVAFTSNANSGTALWHALADDLAEITGVGVPAAPRPREAGRPLALPQCAGTYHNGTVEYRVTADAAGSLALSVNGDTPAPLVCYADLSCDLVDPANGRRVPGGSFVRDPDTGAIDRLQISGRTARRTGTA, from the coding sequence ATGCCGTATGTCACGAGCGCTCCGGTCGCAAGCCGGCAGCAGACGCAGATACGTCCCCGCTTACAAGAGCGCCTGCACACGCTCGCCCGCGCCCATCAGGTGCCCGGGGCCCAACTCGCCGTCCACACCGACGGGGTCACGTACACCGTCCACACCGGCGAGGCGGACGTCTCCACGGGCCGGCCGTTCACCACGGACACCGCGGTCCCGCTGGGCTCCGTCACCAAGTGCGCCACCGCCGCGGTGGTCATGCTGCTCGCCGCCGACGGCGACCTCGCGCTGACCGACCGGGTCGCCACGTACGTGCCGGAGCTGCGGGCCTCGCAGGCGACCGTGCGTCAGCTGCTCAGCCACACCGCCGGACTCCCCACCGGGCCCGACTCGGACGACGTGACGACGCTGACGCCGTCGCGCTATCTGTCCGCGCACTGCGCCGAACGGGACACCGTCTGCGCGCCCGGGACCGGCTTCTCGTACTCCAACGCCGGGTTCATAGCCGCCGGCCGGCTGATCGAATCGGTGACGGGCATGACCTGGCAGGAAGCGGTGCGCGCCTTCCTGCTCGAACCCCTGGGCACCGCTCCCGCCTTCCTCGGCGACCCCGCGCCGGCCCGACCGGTGGCGAGCGGCCACTCCGCCAACGCGCTCTCGGGCCGGGTGCGCCCGGTGCAGCAGACCCTGGCGCCGGTGGAGGCCCCCGCGGGCGCCCTGCTGGCCAGCGCGTTCGACCTGGTCGCCCTGGGCCGGGACTTGATCGGGCACGGTCCCCGCGCGGTGCTGCCGCACGACGCCGCAGAGGAGATGCGCCGCCCGGTTCCCGGCGCCGTCCCGGGAGTTCTGGCGGACGCCTGGGGACTGGGCCTCGCCCTCTTCCAGCAGGGCACCGCACAGTGGTGCGGCCATGACGGCAACGCCCAGGGCACCTCCTGCCATCTGCGGGCCGAACCCGAGAGCGGCACCGTGGTCGCCTTCACCAGCAACGCCAACAGCGGCACCGCCCTGTGGCACGCACTCGCCGACGACCTCGCCGAGATCACCGGCGTCGGCGTGCCCGCGGCACCGCGCCCGCGGGAGGCCGGCCGTCCCCTCGCACTTCCCCAGTGCGCCGGGACCTATCACAACGGCACCGTCGAGTACCGCGTCACGGCCGACGCGGCGGGCTCCCTGGCGCTGTCCGTGAACGGCGACACCCCGGCGCCGCTCGTCTGCTACGCGGATCTGAGCTGCGATCTGGTGGACCCCGCGAACGGCCGCCGGGTCCCCGGCGGAAGCTTCGTCCGGGATCCGGACACCGGCGCGATCGACCGGCTGCAGATCTCCGGGCGCACCGCCCGCCGTACCGGCACCGCCTGA